A portion of the Bacillus sp. es.034 genome contains these proteins:
- a CDS encoding 2Fe-2S iron-sulfur cluster-binding protein: MPNVKLFVEGDMIEQEVKDGANLVVLAGIKQFPKLKYGCGMGKCTKCTCKVLDGIETLDPPNWKENKMLGDLVDENYRLTCQLSIKGDIELTQDGIDVKKRRAAAESQG, from the coding sequence ATGCCAAATGTCAAATTGTTTGTAGAAGGAGATATGATCGAACAGGAAGTGAAAGATGGTGCTAATCTGGTTGTGCTGGCTGGAATAAAGCAATTTCCGAAACTTAAATATGGATGTGGGATGGGGAAATGTACAAAGTGTACATGTAAGGTACTGGATGGTATCGAAACGCTGGATCCACCGAATTGGAAAGAGAATAAGATGCTGGGAGATCTTGTCGATGAAAACTACCGGCTCACATGTCAGTTATCGATCAAAGGAGATATCGAGTTGACCCAGGATGGAATTGATGTTAAAAAAAGGCGTGCTGCTGCAGAATCACAGGGATAA
- a CDS encoding creatininase family protein, whose protein sequence is MTSYQLTNMTWEEVQDALKTVKMAVIPVGAHEQHGPHMIESCDTVLATEMAKKVAERMHPHLLVTPTINMGVSPHHLNFPGTISLKPDTLIAILRDMVRSLKHHGINKFLFLNAHGGNQSTLSVASGVLSEEEAVDIFYAKTTASAKKSLKQFIHSPIFGHSCEREVSEALYLAPYLVRPDKLTSGDFCEGGRYKLLRPGKAIQGYYRYEEMTKNGCIGDATKASREIGEQIVTEATENLAEGLREILGLGVEVLKS, encoded by the coding sequence ATGACTTCATATCAGTTAACCAATATGACCTGGGAGGAAGTACAGGATGCATTAAAAACAGTCAAAATGGCCGTCATACCGGTCGGTGCCCATGAACAACACGGACCGCATATGATTGAGAGCTGCGATACAGTACTTGCAACAGAGATGGCGAAGAAGGTTGCTGAACGAATGCACCCACATTTATTGGTTACTCCGACGATCAATATGGGTGTATCACCTCACCATCTAAACTTCCCGGGTACCATTTCATTAAAGCCGGATACATTAATTGCGATTTTAAGAGATATGGTCCGGTCATTAAAGCATCACGGAATCAACAAGTTTCTATTCCTTAACGCCCATGGAGGAAATCAATCGACTTTAAGTGTGGCAAGTGGTGTTTTATCAGAGGAAGAAGCGGTTGACATCTTTTATGCGAAAACGACCGCGTCAGCAAAAAAATCTCTCAAACAATTCATTCATTCCCCGATCTTCGGTCATAGCTGTGAACGTGAAGTATCGGAAGCTCTATATCTGGCACCGTATCTGGTCAGACCGGATAAATTGACGTCGGGAGACTTCTGTGAAGGGGGGAGATATAAACTACTAAGACCAGGAAAAGCCATTCAAGGATATTACCGCTACGAAGAAATGACGAAAAATGGCTGTATAGGGGATGCCACCAAGGCGTCGAGAGAGATTGGAGAACAAATTGTCACAGAAGCAACTGAGAATCTAGCAGAAGGGTTGAGAGAGATATTGGGTCTTGGAGTTGAAGTGCTGAAATCATAA
- a CDS encoding iron-containing redox enzyme family protein produces MTKLLSKDEFRKELEEAIKGNHSQKAPFTVAWAEGKLERKHFAKWAENHYHYVGPFANYLSYIYHNTPDHPKFEDAKDFTLQNMYEEEIAADRHTDLLIRFAEACGTTGDRIRDPKNMAATTLGLQSWCYSVAARENFVVATAALVVGLESQVPDIYRKQTPVLREKYGFTDEEIEFFDLHIVSDEIHGERGYKIVLEHADTPELQQECLEIVRVGAKMRRMYMDGLWKEYLEKDLGALVEA; encoded by the coding sequence ATGACAAAACTATTATCTAAAGATGAATTCCGTAAAGAGCTGGAAGAAGCAATCAAGGGAAATCATAGTCAAAAGGCTCCTTTTACAGTCGCTTGGGCAGAAGGGAAGCTAGAGAGAAAGCACTTTGCGAAATGGGCAGAAAACCATTATCACTATGTAGGGCCTTTTGCGAACTATCTCTCTTACATTTATCACAACACACCTGATCATCCTAAATTCGAAGACGCGAAAGATTTCACACTTCAAAATATGTATGAAGAGGAAATTGCCGCAGATCGCCATACCGACCTACTGATTCGTTTTGCTGAAGCGTGCGGGACGACCGGTGATAGAATAAGAGATCCAAAGAATATGGCTGCAACCACGCTTGGATTGCAAAGCTGGTGCTATTCAGTGGCGGCACGTGAAAACTTCGTAGTAGCTACGGCAGCATTAGTAGTAGGGCTGGAATCACAGGTACCTGATATTTACCGAAAACAAACGCCGGTCCTTCGTGAAAAGTATGGATTCACTGATGAAGAAATTGAATTCTTCGACCTTCACATCGTATCGGATGAAATCCATGGAGAGCGTGGATACAAAATCGTCCTTGAGCATGCTGATACGCCGGAGCTTCAGCAGGAATGTTTGGAAATTGTCCGTGTAGGAGCGAAAATGCGCCGGATGTATATGGACGGATTATGGAAAGAATATCTTGAAAAAGATCTAGGTGCTCTTGTGGAGGCTTAA